One Tamlana carrageenivorans genomic region harbors:
- the folE gene encoding GTP cyclohydrolase I FolE translates to MPYKSFEEYSDETTDGITNQYKHIIEDLGEDTQREGLVKTPERAAKAMQFLTQGYDQDPVEILKGAMFEESYNEMVIVKDIELYSLCEHHILPFFGKAHIAYIPNGHIVGLSKLPRVVDVFARRLQVQERLTKQILDCINDTLKPQGVAVVIEASHMCMMMRGVQKQNSVTTTSGFRGQFQKIETRNEFLKLIGK, encoded by the coding sequence ATGCCATATAAAAGTTTTGAAGAATATAGTGATGAAACCACCGATGGAATTACCAATCAATATAAACATATTATAGAAGATTTAGGGGAAGATACCCAGCGTGAAGGTTTAGTGAAAACTCCCGAACGCGCGGCAAAAGCCATGCAGTTTTTAACTCAAGGCTACGATCAAGATCCTGTTGAAATTTTAAAAGGAGCGATGTTTGAAGAGTCCTATAACGAAATGGTTATTGTTAAAGATATCGAGTTATATTCGCTTTGCGAGCATCATATATTACCCTTTTTTGGAAAAGCCCATATTGCGTATATACCAAACGGACATATTGTTGGTTTAAGTAAATTGCCTCGCGTTGTTGATGTTTTTGCTAGACGTTTACAAGTTCAAGAACGTTTAACTAAGCAAATTTTGGATTGTATTAATGATACCTTAAAACCTCAAGGCGTCGCTGTAGTTATTGAAGCCTCTCATATGTGTATGATGATGCGTGGGGTACAGAAACAAAATTCGGTAACGACAACTTCTGGGTTTCGGGGGCAGTTTCAAAAAATTGAAACCAGAAATGAGTTTTTAAAACTGATTGGAAAATAA
- a CDS encoding ABC transporter ATP-binding protein: MIQAKNIHKFYGDLQVLKGVDIHIKKGEVVSIVGASGAGKTTLLQILGTLDKASSRTPYQLIINKKKINNLKDKALAKFRNEHIGFIFQFHQLLPEFTALENVCLPAFIKGTNKAEAEKRGKELLDFLGLSHRYDHKPNELSGGEQQRVAVARALINSPALIFADEPSGNLDSESAENLHNLFFKLRDEFGQTFVIVTHNEDLANMADRKLTMVDGKIIS, translated from the coding sequence ATGATTCAAGCAAAAAACATTCATAAATTTTACGGCGATTTACAAGTTTTAAAAGGTGTCGATATTCATATTAAAAAAGGGGAAGTCGTTTCTATTGTAGGGGCTTCTGGGGCAGGAAAAACGACTTTATTACAAATTCTAGGGACTTTAGACAAAGCTTCGTCCAGAACACCCTATCAATTGATAATTAATAAGAAGAAAATTAATAACCTAAAAGATAAAGCCTTAGCTAAATTTAGAAATGAACACATCGGATTTATTTTTCAGTTTCATCAATTACTTCCAGAATTTACAGCTTTAGAAAACGTATGCTTACCAGCGTTTATAAAAGGCACGAATAAAGCTGAAGCTGAAAAACGCGGTAAAGAGTTGCTCGATTTCTTAGGATTATCGCACCGCTACGACCATAAACCTAACGAACTTTCGGGAGGTGAACAACAACGCGTTGCCGTAGCTCGAGCTTTAATTAATAGTCCAGCTTTAATTTTTGCCGATGAGCCTTCTGGGAACTTAGATAGTGAATCGGCCGAAAATCTTCATAATTTGTTTTTTAAATTGCGTGATGAATTTGGTCAAACCTTTGTTATTGTAACACATAATGAAGATTTAGCCAATATGGCCGACAGAAAATTAACCATGGTTGATGGTAAAATAATTTCTTAG
- a CDS encoding MFS transporter, producing the protein MFFVCALSGAFFNALVVFPNQTIYSLMLLRFLTGFFLAGIYPVGMKIAADYYQKGLGKSLGFLVGALVLGTAFPHLLKGFSGLISWEYVVYITSVIAVLGGVLILVFVPDGPFRKSAKAIDLSAIFKIFKRPDFRSAAFGYFGHMWELYAFWAFIPLLLTTYVKMHPGTSFNIPLLSFSIIALGGMACVIAGYLSQKFKTLNVATTALVLSGICCLVSPMFFEIKSEVVFVTFAVFWGMVVIADSPLFSTLVANTVSPEFKGTALTIVNCLGYSLTIISIMLFNYLMAFVPLNYLFVILAIGPIIGVSALVSKMVFKKKA; encoded by the coding sequence GTGTTTTTCGTCTGTGCTCTATCTGGTGCTTTTTTTAATGCATTGGTGGTGTTTCCTAACCAGACTATTTACAGTTTAATGTTGTTACGTTTTTTAACGGGCTTCTTTTTGGCTGGAATTTATCCAGTGGGCATGAAAATAGCCGCCGATTATTACCAAAAAGGTCTGGGTAAATCCTTAGGGTTTCTAGTGGGCGCTCTAGTATTGGGAACGGCTTTTCCTCATTTATTAAAAGGCTTCAGTGGACTTATTTCGTGGGAGTATGTGGTGTATATTACATCGGTTATTGCGGTTTTAGGCGGGGTTTTAATTTTAGTTTTTGTTCCAGATGGACCTTTTAGAAAATCCGCGAAAGCGATAGACCTATCTGCAATATTTAAAATATTTAAAAGGCCCGATTTCCGTTCGGCAGCTTTTGGGTATTTCGGACACATGTGGGAGCTTTATGCTTTTTGGGCGTTTATACCTTTGCTGCTTACCACTTATGTTAAAATGCATCCAGGTACAAGTTTTAATATCCCATTATTAAGTTTTAGTATTATCGCTCTAGGCGGAATGGCTTGTGTGATAGCTGGATATTTATCCCAAAAATTTAAAACCTTAAATGTTGCTACCACAGCATTAGTACTTTCTGGAATTTGCTGTTTGGTATCGCCTATGTTTTTTGAAATAAAGTCGGAAGTTGTTTTTGTAACCTTTGCCGTATTTTGGGGTATGGTGGTTATTGCCGATTCGCCATTATTTTCAACTTTGGTAGCCAATACTGTAAGCCCTGAGTTTAAAGGTACAGCGCTTACCATTGTGAATTGTTTGGGCTATAGCCTGACCATAATAAGTATTATGCTTTTTAATTATTTGATGGCTTTTGTGCCCTTAAATTATCTTTTCGTTATACTGGCTATTGGGCCGATTATAGGTGTTTCAGCCTTAGTATCCAAAATGGTTTTTAAGAAAAAAGCCTAG
- a CDS encoding TIGR02757 family protein, whose product MKTTELKEFLDSKVLEYNNPKFIDSDPIQIPHRFSLKEDIEIASFLAATIAWGNRKMIIKNADKIMQLLGNSPYDFVMNHQAQHLDAFDGFVHRTFNAEDLKYFITSLKNIYLNHGGLENVFMSHASENSMQPAIHAFKTIFFSIEHPQRSQKHVGDPNKGSAAKRLNMMLRWLVRNDQAGVDFGLWTSIPASKLSCPLDVHSGNVARKLGLLKRKQNDAKALTELDTALRILDPKDPVKYDFALFGLGVFEGF is encoded by the coding sequence TTGAAAACCACAGAATTAAAAGAGTTTCTAGACAGCAAAGTATTGGAATACAACAACCCTAAGTTTATAGACAGTGACCCCATACAGATACCGCATCGATTTTCATTAAAAGAGGATATTGAAATAGCTTCTTTTTTAGCCGCTACGATCGCTTGGGGTAATCGGAAAATGATTATTAAAAACGCCGATAAAATCATGCAACTACTTGGTAATTCGCCATATGATTTTGTAATGAATCACCAGGCACAACATCTCGATGCCTTCGATGGTTTTGTACACCGTACATTTAACGCCGAAGACCTAAAATACTTTATTACCTCCCTAAAAAACATTTACTTAAATCATGGCGGTTTAGAAAATGTATTTATGAGTCATGCCTCAGAAAATAGCATGCAACCAGCCATTCACGCTTTTAAAACAATCTTTTTTTCTATTGAACATCCGCAACGCAGTCAAAAACATGTTGGCGACCCTAACAAAGGATCGGCAGCAAAACGCTTGAACATGATGTTGCGATGGCTTGTAAGAAACGACCAGGCTGGCGTCGACTTTGGTCTTTGGACTTCCATTCCCGCATCTAAATTATCTTGTCCGTTAGATGTGCATTCAGGAAATGTCGCTAGGAAATTAGGGCTTCTTAAGAGAAAACAAAACGACGCCAAAGCGTTAACTGAATTAGACACTGCTTTAAGAATACTAGACCCTAAAGACCCCGTAAAATATGACTTTGCGCTTTTTGGATTGGGTGTTTTTGAAGGGTTTTAA